The Dokdonia donghaensis DSW-1 DNA window AGATTATTTTCACCACCGCTTACCGTGAGTATGCCATAGATGGATTTGATCTTCAAGCAGTAGACTACCTACTTAAACCTATCTCACTAGAAAGATTGATGAAGGCCCTACAAAAATTTTATAACGAAGTAGAAAAACCAGCACAAAAAACCATTACAGATACCTTTACCTTTTTTAGATCTGACCGTAAAATGGTGAAAGTAGACTTCAACAGTATTCTCTATATAGAGAGTCTAGGTGACTACCTAAAAATTCACACGAACGATGAGATTATTGTTACCCGAGAGACATTATCATCTGCTATAGAAAAATTGCCCATAAAACAATTCTTAAGAACCCATCGCTCATACATAGTGGCTGTGCAAAAAATAGATAGCTACACAAATGAGCACATCACTATAGATAAAACCGTTATCCCTATAAGTAGAAGCTATCGAGATACAACGCTTCAGTCATTAAGTTCTATAAAATAACGCAGTTTATTGCGTACCTTTGCAAGCCTTTAAAAGTCTTAACGACTGAGGTAAAAATAATGTGTTGATTACGCTTTCGCGAAAGCGTAAAAGACCCCATTAAAAGGAGTACCGCATAC harbors:
- a CDS encoding LytR/AlgR family response regulator transcription factor; translation: MRTYNAIIIDDEPMAREILESHLSKIEQISVVASCKNAAQGFSTLSAHDVDLVFLDINMPEVTGLMFARAIQGNTKIIFTTAYREYAIDGFDLQAVDYLLKPISLERLMKALQKFYNEVEKPAQKTITDTFTFFRSDRKMVKVDFNSILYIESLGDYLKIHTNDEIIVTRETLSSAIEKLPIKQFLRTHRSYIVAVQKIDSYTNEHITIDKTVIPISRSYRDTTLQSLSSIK